The DNA segment CTGCAGGCAGCCGCGCTGGACGGACAAGGCATCATTCTGCAGGCTAACCTGATCCTGACGGATGACCTTACGGCAGGTCGGTTGGTGCAGGTCCTGCCGGATTATGAAACGCCCACGCGCGCCCTGCACATTCTGTTCGCTGCGACACGCCCGCCGACGCAGACGCTGCGCAGTTTCATCGATCACGTTGCGGGCCGCTTCGGAAAACGTCCAAGCTCCGGGAAACACTAATCAGCCCAAGGGACGTCTCCTCCTTCCGCGCGCCCTATACCTCGTCCGTGGGAGCCAAGTGTGGGATCTGCGGATAGGCCACCGCAGCGTATCCGTGACGGACGCAGAAGGGGACGACCATTATCGTCTCCCGTGTACTTCCGGGCAGCGTCAGAGGCCTATAGCGTAGATGTAGTGCTCATCATCGTCGGACATGGCCCGCCACCTTCGCCAAACTGACATTCCGGCGAGCGATTTTCCGCGGAACGCCGCCGACTTCGCTCTATATGCCGATGTTCTTGGCAGCGTTTACGGTGCTTGGGCCGCCGCGACAGAGCGTGATCGTCGAATGCCCGCATCGAGTGACCGCTTGCCTCTGGTTTCGGGCGATATCATCAATCCCCAACTGAGGTCCGGCATATGGGTGCGAACCCACCCATTCAGTTCGGCAGATACACGATTCGCGGCCCCTCATCCTTCCAGGTAGAGGCCACATCGGACAGGAGAGCAGTGCGGTACTCCAGCGCGAGCTTCGCCGAAGCTGTCGCGTTCAAGACGCCGCCAATAGACGCGACGACGCGTGGCAGGCTGATGCTCCCAAGGCCGCTGCCCTTCATTTCTATAGCTGAAGAACGCAACACAGCGGCTGGCAGAGTGATTTCAGCGCCGCTGATCGAGCCGATCTGCACGAAACGTATAGGAGTACCGTCAGGGGCAGCCTTGGCGCCTGCGACGAGGATCGATCGCGCGCTCGGTCCCCAGAGATAATCGAGCACCACATGCACGCCGGCTGCGAAATGCTCGAGGAGCGCAGCCTCAATTGCCTCTTCGTCGCCGCTCAGCGGTACGACGGCGTCCGCTCCAAGGGTTCGCAACGCCGCCTCGTTACGGCCGGTTGCAATCACCTTTGCCGCGCCGAGATGTCGCGCAATCCTAATCGCCAGAAGACCGGCAGCGCCTGTCGCGCCGTTGATGAGCACAGTCTCGCCCGCGCGTAGCCCGGCCCGCTCCGTCAATGCCGCCCATGACGACATGCCCGGATTTGCGATGACGGCGGCCGTGGCATCATCGACACCGTCAGGCAGTGCCACCCATTGCCCGTCGGGAACGACAGTCCGCTCGGCCATGGCACCGAAGGGCGCGCGCGGCAGCAGGAAATAGACCCGCCTGCCATCATCCCGTCGTCCCACCCCATCGACTCCGACGACGAAGGGAAAGGTTCCTGCCGTGCTGTAATGCGTACCTGCGGCGCGGCTGCGCACCAGCGGACTCAACGCTGCGGCGGTGACGTTCACGATTGACTCGCCCTGACCGGGAACAGGTTCGGCGAAGTCACTGTAGACGGGTGCATGGCCGGCTTGCTCAACGATGGCGGCTTTCATGAAAGGGTGCCTTTCGGATGGTCGATATGCGTGCATAATGCACGTTTATATGCTTTTCACGTGGAGTCAATATCCGTGCAAAATACACCGAGTAAGGCGTTGCTGGCTGAGCTTCATGATGCCGTTCTGGATATCGTTGCCGTGATCAACCGTCCCGACCGTGACGAGCGGCTGATAGAAGAAGCGGGGATCAGGCTGGACCGGGCGCTGTTTCCGCTGCTTGTCCTGACGGAAAGGGTGGGGCGGATCGGTGTCGTGGAACTTGCCGCGCGCGTCGGACGCGACCACAGCACCGTTAGCCGTCAGATCGCCAAGCTGGTGGCGCTCGGCCTGCTTGAGCGGCGTCCCAGCGCGACCGATGGCCGTCAGCGTGAATTGCATGCGACGTCGGCAGGCCAGGCAATGGCTCGGAAGATTGACGACGCGCGAGAAAGACTGGCCCGCGAAGCGCTCACCGGCTGGTCGGAGCAAGAGGTCAGCGCCCTCGGACAATCGCTTCGCCGCTATGCCAATGCACTCGCGGCACTGTGACATGCCGTCGGCGTTTCAACTGGACCGCAGAGAGGCCGACATGACCGCCGTCGAATCCATTCACCTGCAGAGGTCGGTCGGACTTGGCAATGTGAGATGCGTCGTATCTCAGTTGGATAGAGCGCCACCTTCCGAAGGTGGCGGCCACACGTTCGGAGGGTGGCGGGCGCGCCAACCTTGTTGCCAAGGTCCTTGGGTAGGAAGCCAAGAACCGCTGAGGAAGCGGTCCTCGCAACTGGCCTGCTGCCGGTTTCGTGGACGCCCTGTTAGGGTGTTTTCATGAAGCTGGAGGCAGCAGATGCAACGACGGAAGTTTGGCCGGGAGTTCAAGGTCGAGGCGGTTCGCCTGATCAGGGACCGAGGGGTCAGCGTGGCACAGTCGGCTCGGGACCTTGATGTCCATGAGAATGTGGTGCGCAAATGGGTGCGGAAGTTTGGCGCCGATCCGGCGCAGGCCTTCCCCGGGCGGGGTCAGGTGAAGCCGGAGCAGCTTGAGATTGACCGGCTACGGCGCGAGGTGACCAAACTCAAGGCGGAGCGCGACATCCTAAAAAAGGCCGCAGCCTACTTCGCGAGGGAGGCGACATGAGGTTCGCCTTCATCGCGAAGCACCGGGGTATCTGGCCGGTGGCATGGCTGTGCGAAGCGCTGGACGTCTCCCGCTCCGGGTTCCACGCCTGGCTTGCGCGCCATCCCAGCCAGCGCACTCGGGATGATGAGAAGATCGGCACTCTGGTGCGTGCGAGCTTCGTTGGCTCGGATCGCACCTACGGCGCTCGTCGCGTATGGCGAGATGTACCGGCGGATGGGGTCGATTGTGGCCTCCATTGCATCGAGCGGCTCATGCGGGCTCAGGCGCTGTGAGCGAGGCCACGCCGGCGCACCTTGCCCAAAGATGAGGGCCAGCGCTCGACAATCGCTCCCAACACGCTTGATCGTGAGTTCCATGCAAGGGCGCCCGAACCAGCGGTGGATCGCCGACTTCACCTACGTATGGACGGCTGAGGGCTGGCTCTACGTGGCAGCGGTCATTGACCTCTTCTCGCGACGCGTCGTCGGCTGGTCGATGAAGGCCGAGATGACCGCAGCGCTTGTCACCGACGCGCTCGTCATGACGATCTGGCGCCGCGGCAAGCCGGATGCCTTGCTCCACCACTCGGATCAGGGCAGCCAATACGCGAGCCAGCACCTCCAGGAACTGCTGGCCGAAAACGGCGTCACATGTTCCATGAGCCGATCCGGCAACGTGTGGGACAATGCAGCAATGGAGAGCTTCTTCTCTTCGCTCAAGACCGAACGGATTAGGGGCAAGGTCTACCGAACCCGTGACGCCGCCCGGGCCGATGTGTTTGATTACATCGAGCGCTTCTACAACACGGTTCGCAGGTACTCGACCATCGGCTACGTCAGCCCGGCCGAGTTCGAAATGAAGGTCGAATTAGCCTAACCGGGTGTCCATAGAACCGGCAGCAGGCCACAGAGCCGCGCAGGCCCGGCGGATCGACACCTGCCACTCGCCACACATCATACCGACGAATTCGCGCTTGCGACCAGGCCTCGGACTTTTTGGCGGACGATATCCTGCAGCATCTCACGGTCGAGCGAGAGGTCCGCGACGAGCTTCCTCAGCCGACGCATCTCGAGCGGGGCGAGCTCCTCATACTTCTTCTTCCACTTGAAGTAGCTCGCCTGGCTGATCCCGGCTCGCCGGCGGATATCCGCCACCGGCACGCCATCCGCTCCCTGCTTCAGGATGAGCACCTTCTGCACCTCTGAAAACTTCGATGCCTTCATCGTCTTCCGCTCCTCTCAGCCAAGGGATTTTGGCGCGGAAAACTCCAGCTTCAAACGGTCCAGTTTTCGGGGATCAGATCACTTGCGTGCGGCCATCCGAGCCATCGCTCGAGTCCTTGGGGCATCATGAGGCTCGACGGGCGCTGACACGGCGCGGTCGCTGCTACCGCGTTTTCACGTGCTCCTGACGAAAGCCAAGGCCGATCAGCCTTCCTGACAGATGGGCGAGGACCGGCCAGCGTGCGATCCAGCGCAAGAAGGCCGGCGGGCCTGTGCGCGCGGGCGCCTCGCTTGCCGCGCCGTTCACGTCCTCCCGTTTGCGGCGGTCGCGGCGCATCATCAGCTGCAACTTCTGCGTTGCCTTCGTCGGGAAGGAGCGTCGCGCCTCGACGGCGGCGAGGGCGCGGTCGCTCACATTGCCGTCCCGCAGCGGTCGAGCAAGGAGGTTGGCACAGGCCACGGCGTCCTGAATCGCCAGGTTCACGCCAAAGCCGCCAATCGGCGACATGGCGTGTGCGGCATCGCCGATGCAGATCAGCCCCGGTCGCCACCAGCGCTTGAGCCGGTCGATCCGAACGCTGAGCAGATGCAGGTCCCCCCATTCGCGAACTTCATCCATTCGTGCGGCGGGGAGGGGGGAAACGCTGGCGACCGCCTTGCGGAAGGCATCAAGGCCGGCCGCCTTCACCTCTGCGAAGCCGCCCTTGCGCACGACATAGCCACATTGCCAATAGTCGCCGCGATCGACCATGACGAACCCCTGGCGCGGCCCGCCATGCCCCATCGTGTAGGGGGGATCATCGGGCTGGTGGGACAGCTTCATCCAGAGGACATCGCTGGGGCTACCGAAGCTCTCCACCTCCAGTCCGGCTTCTCTCCGAACCACGGAGTGGCGTCCATCTGCTCCGACGACCAGTGCTGCGCGCACCTCGACGTCGCCATTGGGTGTCGTCGCTTTGAGCCCGACAATCCGCCCGGCGTCTTCCAGGAGGTTGGTGACCTCGGCCTGAATCAGCAGCCGGAAGTTCGGATAGCGGCTCGCTTCGCGCGCCACATAGTCGAGAAACTCCCACTGCGGCATGAACGCGATGAACCGGCACCGGGTCGGTAGGCGCGAGAAATCGGCGATGGTTATGTCGCGTCCGCCGATCTCGGCATGAAGCTTCGGTGCTTGCGTGTGTGGAAGGGTGAGCAGACCGTCGAGAAGATCCAGCTCGCGCATGATTTCCAGTGTGGAGGGGTGGATCGTGTCACCCCGGAAATCGCGCAGGAAGTCGCCATGCTTTTCAAGGACAGTAACGTCCACCCCGGCGCGTGCAAGCAGGAGACCGAGCATGAGGCCGCCCGGTCCGGCGCCGACGACAACGCAACCTGTTTGAAGGGAATCCATATGCCGATTTTAGCTCATCCCCTGCGATTCATCGAGCCTGCCTCGCCGCGGCTCAAATCCCGGAGCGCTACCGCTCGAGCGAGAAAGCCCTGCATGTGGTGCCTTCGGCACATGCAGGGGGCGCACGCATCGTGCCTTCCGACAGGTGGGATATTTCGACGCAACCGATCCGTTGGGGCGGAATGTCATGAAGATGTTGGCACGCAAGGTGTCGGGCGTGAGAGGATGGTGTCGCGGGCATCGATCGACGGTGCCCGCGACGACATGCTGCTCGCTATGAACGAATGTCGGGGCTGGACCTTTTTGCGTCTGGCATCATTCTAAGTGAGTGCGGCGAGGTAGGCCGCTCATCAAGCCCCGTCATAAGGGCGCCACGAATGAATTCTGCCTGGAAGGACGCCATGAACCGCTTCATCACTGCTGCCGCCCTGCTTGCGCTGGGTACGACCGCTGCTCTCGCTCAGAGCCCCGAGGGTGATCCCGCCAAGGGCGCCAATGTGTTCAAGAAATGCATGGCCTGCCACGCCGTTGGCGAAGGTGCCAAGAACAAGGTCGGCCCCGAGCTCAACGGCATCGTGGGGCGCAAGATGGGCGCGGTGGAAGGCTTCAACTATTCCGACACGTTGAAGGAGCACAACGCCAAGGGCGATGTGTGGACCGCCGAAGTCCTCGACGCCTATCTCACGAATCCGCGGAGCTACATGCCCGGCGTCAAGATGGTGTTTGCGGGTCTGCCCAAGGAATCCGACCGGGTCAATCTTATTGCCTACCTGTCGGGCTTCAACGAGGATGGCACCAAGAAGTAGCTGTCGCGGGTGCCGCGCGGCTGCGCGCGGAGGCTCTTATGCCGGACGTGCCCGGGCCGGATCGCCGTCGCTTCCTGACCATCGCGGCCGCTTTGGCGGCGGGCGGCGGGCCTGTGCTCGCCGCGCCGGTGGCCCATGCCTCTGGCTCAGCCTTGGCACTGGAGGAAGTGGCGGAGGGAATCCATGTCTTCCGCGCTCCCTATGAACTTCTGGCGCCGTCGAACGGCGGAGCCATCGCCAACATGACACTTATCGTCGGCACCGATGCCGCGGCGGTGGTCGACACCGGCAACAGCAAGCTCGCCGGCGAGCGTATGTTCGAGGCGGTTCGGGCGGTGACGGATCGCCCGTTACGTTATGTGATCAACACCCATATGCACCCCGACCACACGCTGGGAAATGCCGCGTTCGAGGGAGAGGGCGTACGGTTCGTCGGGCACCACAAGATGCCCCGCGCCCTGTCGATGCGCGCCGATACCTATCTTGCTCAGGTGGAGCGGGTACTGGGAGAAGCGGCGAGGGGCACGCGGATCGTGCTGCCGGACATTTTGGTCGAGGATCAGCTTACGCTCGATCTTGGCGGGCGAATCCTTGAGCTCGTGGCGCGCCCGACCGCGCACACCGACAATGACCTGACCATTCGCGACCGCCGCACTGGTACATGGCTGCTCGGCGATCTGCTCTTTGTCGGTCATGTGCCGACCCTGGATGGAAGCCTGCTGGGCTGGCTCAGGCTGCTTGACGTGCTTACCCAGGAACCTGCGGCGGGTGTTGTTCCCGGGCATGGACCCGCCCGCGTCGCCTGGCCGCTGGCGGCGGAACCCGAGCGCCGCTACCTGGACGCCCTTCGCGATGACGTCAGGCGACTCATCGCCGCCGGGCAGCCAATGGGCGACGCGCCGGCCGCTGCCGCTGCTTCCGAAAGCGGCTCGTGGTCGCTGTTCGGCGAGTTCAACGCCCGTAACGCGATTGCGGCCTACCACGAACTGGAATGGGAATGATTTGCTGCACTGCACCGTGAGAATGATGCGGTGCACGTGGGGATATTTGAGTATAGCTATCTGGTATACTGTATATCTTTCGCAGTTGCAGCAAAATCATAATAAGACATGTTTCTCATAAGAGTTCTTATTGCGCGTTGCTGGAATTCGGATTAGCTTTCTCCTTGTCTTCGGCTTCAACGGCTTTCGAAGGTAATTCCTTCGATCCGGTTCGTAGGCCAGCTTGGGGCGGAGGCCCCCGTGAAGATCCGGCTGCTTCTCCCCCAGCCGGTCGTGACACGCTGCCGAGGACAAAAGCTCAGAACGGCAATAAGCCGCGACGGGTCGACCTATAGGTCGGTCCCGGAGGATCGTTCAGGAGGAGATTAGGCATGCGCAAGGTTCTGGCAGCAGCATTCGTGACTGCTGCGGCAGCCTATGCTTGGCCCGCCGTGGCCAATGACGGGCTGATGACTATCATGAAAGACCCCGGACAGTGGGGTATTCAGACCGGTGACTACGCCAATACGCGTTATTCCAAGCTTGACCAGATCAACGCTGGAAACGTCGGCAAGCTCCAGGTGGCGTGGACGTTCTCAACCGGTGTGCTGCGCGGCCATGAAGGCGGTCCGCTCATCATCGGCGACATGATGTACGTACATACGCCGTTCCCAAACATCGTCTACGCGCTCGACCTCAACAATGATGGTCGCATCGTGTGGAAATACGAGCCGAAGCAGGACCCGAACGTCATTCCGGTGATGTGCTGCGATACCGTCAATCGCGGTCTCGCCTATTCTGACGGCATGATCTTCCTGCATCAGGCGGACACCACTCTTGTCGCGCTCGACGCCATGACCGGCGAGAAGAAGTGGTCCGTCGTCAATGGCGATCCGAAGAAGGGCGAGACCAACACCGCGACCGTTCTGCCGGTGAAGGACAAGGTCATCGTCGGTATCTCCGGTGGTGAGTTCGGCGTGCGCTGCCACGTCACCGCTTACGACACCAAGACCGGCAAGCAGATGTGGCGCGGTTATTCGATGGGGCCTGACAGCGAACTGCTGGTCGACCCTGAGAAGACCACGGCTCTCGGCAAGCCGATCGGCAAGGATTCGTCGCTGAAGACCTGGGAAGGCGATCAGTGGAAGATCGGTGGCGGTTGTACCTGGGGTTGGTATTCCTACGATCCTGAGACCAATCTGGTCTATTACGGCTCGGGCAACCCCTCGACCTGGAACCCGGCCCAGCGTCCCGGCGACAACAAGTGGTCGATGACCATCTGGGCGCGTGACGCCGACACCGGCAT comes from the Ancylobacter pratisalsi genome and includes:
- a CDS encoding quinone oxidoreductase family protein, with protein sequence MKAAIVEQAGHAPVYSDFAEPVPGQGESIVNVTAAALSPLVRSRAAGTHYSTAGTFPFVVGVDGVGRRDDGRRVYFLLPRAPFGAMAERTVVPDGQWVALPDGVDDATAAVIANPGMSSWAALTERAGLRAGETVLINGATGAAGLLAIRIARHLGAAKVIATGRNEAALRTLGADAVVPLSGDEEAIEAALLEHFAAGVHVVLDYLWGPSARSILVAGAKAAPDGTPIRFVQIGSISGAEITLPAAVLRSSAIEMKGSGLGSISLPRVVASIGGVLNATASAKLALEYRTALLSDVASTWKDEGPRIVYLPN
- a CDS encoding MarR family winged helix-turn-helix transcriptional regulator, giving the protein MSVQNTPSKALLAELHDAVLDIVAVINRPDRDERLIEEAGIRLDRALFPLLVLTERVGRIGVVELAARVGRDHSTVSRQIAKLVALGLLERRPSATDGRQRELHATSAGQAMARKIDDARERLAREALTGWSEQEVSALGQSLRRYANALAAL
- a CDS encoding transposase, yielding MQRRKFGREFKVEAVRLIRDRGVSVAQSARDLDVHENVVRKWVRKFGADPAQAFPGRGQVKPEQLEIDRLRREVTKLKAERDILKKAAAYFAREAT
- a CDS encoding IS3 family transposase; protein product: MRFAFIAKHRGIWPVAWLCEALDVSRSGFHAWLARHPSQRTRDDEKIGTLVRASFVGSDRTYGARRVWRDVPADGVDCGLHCIERLMRAQAL
- a CDS encoding IS3 family transposase; protein product: MQGRPNQRWIADFTYVWTAEGWLYVAAVIDLFSRRVVGWSMKAEMTAALVTDALVMTIWRRGKPDALLHHSDQGSQYASQHLQELLAENGVTCSMSRSGNVWDNAAMESFFSSLKTERIRGKVYRTRDAARADVFDYIERFYNTVRRYSTIGYVSPAEFEMKVELA
- a CDS encoding FAD-dependent oxidoreductase, with the translated sequence MDSLQTGCVVVGAGPGGLMLGLLLARAGVDVTVLEKHGDFLRDFRGDTIHPSTLEIMRELDLLDGLLTLPHTQAPKLHAEIGGRDITIADFSRLPTRCRFIAFMPQWEFLDYVAREASRYPNFRLLIQAEVTNLLEDAGRIVGLKATTPNGDVEVRAALVVGADGRHSVVRREAGLEVESFGSPSDVLWMKLSHQPDDPPYTMGHGGPRQGFVMVDRGDYWQCGYVVRKGGFAEVKAAGLDAFRKAVASVSPLPAARMDEVREWGDLHLLSVRIDRLKRWWRPGLICIGDAAHAMSPIGGFGVNLAIQDAVACANLLARPLRDGNVSDRALAAVEARRSFPTKATQKLQLMMRRDRRKREDVNGAASEAPARTGPPAFLRWIARWPVLAHLSGRLIGLGFRQEHVKTR
- a CDS encoding c-type cytochrome translates to MNRFITAAALLALGTTAALAQSPEGDPAKGANVFKKCMACHAVGEGAKNKVGPELNGIVGRKMGAVEGFNYSDTLKEHNAKGDVWTAEVLDAYLTNPRSYMPGVKMVFAGLPKESDRVNLIAYLSGFNEDGTKK
- a CDS encoding quinoprotein relay system zinc metallohydrolase 2, with translation MPDVPGPDRRRFLTIAAALAAGGGPVLAAPVAHASGSALALEEVAEGIHVFRAPYELLAPSNGGAIANMTLIVGTDAAAVVDTGNSKLAGERMFEAVRAVTDRPLRYVINTHMHPDHTLGNAAFEGEGVRFVGHHKMPRALSMRADTYLAQVERVLGEAARGTRIVLPDILVEDQLTLDLGGRILELVARPTAHTDNDLTIRDRRTGTWLLGDLLFVGHVPTLDGSLLGWLRLLDVLTQEPAAGVVPGHGPARVAWPLAAEPERRYLDALRDDVRRLIAAGQPMGDAPAAAAASESGSWSLFGEFNARNAIAAYHELEWE
- the xoxF5 gene encoding lanthanide-dependent methanol dehydrogenase XoxF5, whose amino-acid sequence is MRKVLAAAFVTAAAAYAWPAVANDGLMTIMKDPGQWGIQTGDYANTRYSKLDQINAGNVGKLQVAWTFSTGVLRGHEGGPLIIGDMMYVHTPFPNIVYALDLNNDGRIVWKYEPKQDPNVIPVMCCDTVNRGLAYSDGMIFLHQADTTLVALDAMTGEKKWSVVNGDPKKGETNTATVLPVKDKVIVGISGGEFGVRCHVTAYDTKTGKQMWRGYSMGPDSELLVDPEKTTALGKPIGKDSSLKTWEGDQWKIGGGCTWGWYSYDPETNLVYYGSGNPSTWNPAQRPGDNKWSMTIWARDADTGMAKWVYQMTPHDEWDFDGVNEMILTDQQFDGKPRKLLTHFDRNGFGYTLDRVTGELLVAEKFDPAVNWATKVDMDKNSPTYGRPLVVAKYSTQDGGEDVNTKGICPAALGTKDQQPASYSPKTNLFYVPTNHVCMDYEPFRVSYTAGQPYVGATLSMFPAPNSHGGMGNFIAWDNTKGKIVWSLPEPFSVWSGALATAGDVVFYGTLEGYLKAVDAKTGKELYKFKTPSGIIGNVTTYTHDGKQYIAILSGVGGWAGIGLAAGLTDPNAGLGAVGGYAALSSYTNLGGQLTVFALPN